In a genomic window of Virgibacillus sp. SK37:
- the recJ gene encoding single-stranded-DNA-specific exonuclease RecJ, protein MLESKATWKHNEMNETNIDWIDSSINVSPIVQELLFQRGITEGNQALRFLSPDLNDLHKPIGLLSIDKAGKRVKEAIAKQEKILVYGDYDADGVSSTTVLLKTLQELGANCDYYIPNRFTEGYGPNEDAFRLAHDNGAKLIITVDCGIASVQEALIAKELGMDLIITDHHEVQEKMPDAYAVIHPKCSPDYAFPELAGVGVAFKFAEHLLGYFPSHLLEFVAIGTIADMVPLVSENRILAFHGLKSLTTTTNPGIKALKGRCNIEGNVTEEDVGFLIGPRINAVGRLQNADLAVQLLMTEDQEEAAYIAEKIDSINVERQRIVNDIVKEAEAMVNTTGRKGIIVAAKEGWNEGVLGIVASKLVRKYDRPAIVLAVKPETSEVKGSARSIPAFDLFKNCMKVRELFTHFGGHAQAAGMTLPMDNLDQLQEELNHIIDNQLTEEDFRQAIEISQSISVKDISETLINDIARLAPFGMKNPKPVFHLAHAPSDVRQIGSKKNHLKLQFKEEQVNLEGIGFGFGHLYPLFTPNTPVSIVGELGINEWNGLKKPQIVLQDLAIEEWQLFDCRGKKDADVSQYISLTNHNLIVRNNNEQYLPGINQITYQEIGTDLPPIDTLYILDLPESLDELKELVQITRPTNIYAGYHIENSVYLTSFPTREDFKWLYALLLKRKQINMKTELIELVQMKGWSKEKLVFLSKVFFELEFVKIENGIITVVEKPAKKDLSESKIYQKRQYKAEMERLLYYSNYEELRNWFIQCMDYVDSPKEELAHGL, encoded by the coding sequence ATGTTAGAAAGTAAGGCAACATGGAAGCATAATGAAATGAATGAGACAAACATTGACTGGATAGATAGCTCCATTAATGTCTCTCCTATTGTTCAAGAGCTTCTATTCCAAAGAGGTATTACGGAAGGGAATCAAGCATTACGATTTCTCTCCCCGGATTTAAATGATTTACATAAACCAATTGGTCTTCTATCTATAGATAAAGCGGGTAAAAGAGTAAAAGAGGCTATAGCTAAGCAGGAGAAAATTCTTGTTTATGGCGACTATGATGCCGATGGGGTAAGCTCTACTACTGTTTTACTGAAAACCTTGCAAGAACTAGGTGCCAATTGTGATTATTATATTCCGAACCGTTTTACAGAGGGATACGGCCCTAATGAAGATGCTTTTAGGTTAGCACATGATAATGGGGCAAAACTGATTATCACTGTAGACTGCGGCATTGCTTCCGTCCAAGAAGCATTAATTGCTAAAGAGCTAGGTATGGATTTGATAATCACAGATCATCATGAGGTACAAGAGAAGATGCCAGACGCTTATGCCGTCATACATCCTAAATGTTCGCCGGATTATGCTTTCCCGGAATTGGCAGGGGTTGGCGTCGCCTTTAAATTTGCCGAACATTTACTCGGCTACTTTCCTAGTCATCTTTTAGAATTTGTTGCAATTGGTACGATAGCTGATATGGTCCCACTTGTCAGTGAAAATCGTATTCTTGCATTTCATGGATTAAAATCACTCACTACTACAACAAATCCAGGTATTAAGGCATTGAAAGGACGCTGTAACATAGAAGGTAATGTCACGGAGGAGGATGTAGGATTTTTAATCGGTCCCCGTATTAATGCAGTAGGTAGACTTCAAAATGCAGATTTGGCAGTACAACTACTGATGACAGAGGACCAGGAAGAAGCGGCCTATATTGCCGAAAAAATTGATTCTATTAACGTTGAGCGACAACGAATTGTCAATGATATTGTAAAAGAAGCTGAGGCAATGGTTAATACAACTGGTAGAAAAGGTATTATTGTTGCTGCAAAAGAAGGATGGAATGAGGGAGTATTAGGTATTGTAGCTTCTAAGCTTGTTCGAAAATATGACCGCCCTGCTATTGTTTTGGCTGTGAAGCCGGAAACATCAGAAGTGAAAGGTTCAGCGAGAAGTATTCCTGCTTTTGATTTATTTAAAAATTGTATGAAAGTAAGGGAACTGTTCACACATTTTGGGGGGCACGCCCAAGCAGCTGGTATGACATTACCAATGGATAATCTCGACCAATTACAAGAGGAATTAAACCATATTATTGACAATCAGCTTACTGAAGAAGACTTCAGACAAGCTATTGAAATAAGCCAGAGCATCTCAGTAAAAGATATAAGTGAGACGTTAATTAACGATATTGCGCGTTTAGCTCCTTTTGGAATGAAAAATCCAAAACCTGTATTTCATCTAGCCCATGCTCCATCAGATGTACGGCAAATTGGCAGTAAAAAGAATCACTTAAAACTTCAATTTAAAGAGGAACAGGTTAATCTGGAGGGGATTGGTTTTGGATTTGGGCATCTATACCCTTTATTTACACCGAACACCCCTGTCTCTATCGTAGGTGAGTTGGGTATAAATGAGTGGAATGGGTTAAAAAAACCACAGATTGTTTTGCAAGATCTGGCAATAGAGGAATGGCAGTTATTTGACTGCCGCGGAAAAAAAGATGCTGATGTGTCTCAATACATCTCACTAACTAACCATAATTTAATCGTACGTAATAATAATGAACAATACTTACCTGGAATCAATCAGATTACCTATCAAGAAATTGGAACTGATTTGCCACCGATAGATACACTGTACATCTTAGATCTACCTGAATCGCTTGATGAACTAAAAGAATTGGTTCAAATTACCCGACCAACTAACATTTACGCTGGTTATCACATAGAAAACAGTGTTTACTTAACATCATTTCCAACTAGAGAAGATTTTAAGTGGCTTTATGCCCTGTTGTTGAAAAGAAAACAAATCAACATGAAAACAGAGTTAATTGAACTTGTGCAAATGAAAGGATGGTCAAAGGAAAAATTGGTATTTCTTTCAAAAGTGTTTTTTGAATTGGAATTTGTTAAAATAGAAAATGGTATCATTACCGTTGTGGAAAAGCCAGCCAAGAAAGACTTGAGTGAATCTAAAATATATCAAAAGAGACAGTATAAAGCTGAAATGGAAAGATTACTATATTATTCAAATTATGAAGAATTGAGAAACTGGTTCATACAATGTATGGATTATGTAGATAGCCCCAAGGAGGAACTAGCTCATGGATTATAA
- a CDS encoding adenine phosphoribosyltransferase has product MDYKQYVKIVENWPKQGIQFKDITPLMDNGKAFKSAVDEIVDFAKEKQIDIVVGPEARGFIIGCPVSYALEVGFAPVRKEGKLPREVIKVDYGLEYGSNVLTIHKDAIKPGQRVLITDDLLATGGTIEATIKLVEELGGIVVGCAFIIELSYLDGMDKLEGYDVLTLMSY; this is encoded by the coding sequence ATGGATTATAAACAGTACGTAAAAATAGTTGAAAATTGGCCTAAACAAGGGATCCAATTTAAAGATATTACACCACTCATGGATAACGGGAAGGCTTTTAAATCAGCAGTTGACGAAATTGTTGATTTCGCTAAAGAAAAACAAATAGATATTGTGGTGGGTCCGGAGGCGAGAGGATTCATTATTGGTTGTCCGGTTTCTTATGCACTTGAGGTAGGTTTTGCTCCAGTGCGTAAAGAAGGAAAGTTGCCTCGTGAGGTAATTAAGGTTGACTATGGCTTGGAATATGGTTCAAACGTATTAACTATTCATAAAGATGCCATTAAACCTGGCCAACGTGTGCTTATTACGGATGATTTACTTGCAACTGGAGGCACAATTGAAGCAACAATTAAATTGGTAGAAGAGCTTGGAGGAATTGTTGTCGGCTGTGCTTTTATTATAGAGTTAAGCTATTTGGATGGAATGGATAAGTTAGAAGGCTACGATGTACTTACATTAATGAGCTATTAA